In Nocardioides sp. JQ2195, a genomic segment contains:
- a CDS encoding siderophore-interacting protein: MSTATQELPLILTEVEVTAVELISPTFVRIELASPALADFGVDGSLFDQRLKVVLPNDAGRLASFEGADESWFATWMDIPADERGHMRTYTVRDVRGEGADTRLVVDFVLHLAEGATGPGSAWAAKAQVGDRLVILAPRRGVPFGGIEFDPGTARNLLLVGDETAVPAIASILEDLPSTAIGTAVLEVPVAADVQELVHPEGVEVVWLPRDGAPHGEKQIVAVREHFGLAPTLDLVDDLTVDPDLWETPTYSSSGEALDDDAVVVGHDLAGLYAWIAGESKVVTTLRRVLVKELEVDRHQVAFMGYWRHGVAMRS; encoded by the coding sequence ATGAGCACTGCCACCCAGGAACTCCCCCTGATCCTGACCGAGGTCGAGGTGACCGCGGTGGAGCTGATCAGCCCCACCTTCGTGCGGATCGAGCTCGCCTCCCCGGCCCTGGCCGACTTCGGCGTCGACGGCTCCCTCTTCGACCAGCGACTCAAGGTGGTCCTTCCCAACGACGCCGGCCGGTTGGCGTCCTTCGAGGGCGCTGACGAGTCGTGGTTCGCCACGTGGATGGACATTCCCGCCGACGAACGTGGCCACATGCGGACCTACACGGTGCGCGACGTGCGTGGCGAGGGGGCCGACACCCGCCTGGTGGTGGACTTCGTGCTGCACCTGGCAGAAGGGGCGACCGGCCCGGGCTCTGCCTGGGCCGCGAAGGCCCAGGTGGGGGACCGGTTGGTCATCCTCGCGCCGCGCCGTGGAGTGCCCTTCGGCGGCATCGAGTTCGACCCGGGGACGGCGCGCAACCTGCTCCTGGTCGGCGACGAGACCGCGGTCCCGGCGATCGCCTCCATCCTCGAGGACCTGCCGTCCACCGCGATCGGCACGGCGGTGCTCGAGGTGCCGGTTGCTGCCGACGTCCAGGAGCTGGTGCACCCGGAGGGGGTCGAGGTCGTCTGGCTGCCGCGTGACGGTGCGCCCCACGGTGAGAAGCAGATCGTCGCGGTGCGCGAGCACTTCGGGTTGGCCCCGACCCTCGACCTGGTCGACGACCTGACGGTGGACCCGGACCTGTGGGAGACCCCGACCTACTCGTCCTCGGGTGAGGCGCTCGACGACGACGCCGTCGTGGTGGGCCACGACCTCGCCGGGCTCTACGCCTGGATCGCCGGGGAGTCGAAGGTGGTGACCACCTTGCGTCGCGTGCTGGTCAAGGAGCTCGAGGTCGACCGGCACCAGGTGGCGTTCATGGGCTACTGGCGGCACGGCGTGGCCATGCGTTCCTGA
- a CDS encoding iron chelate uptake ABC transporter family permease subunit, whose protein sequence is MTLLAPDRAAGFDDIGIDVVRRARRRPARRTALVLLGLLVLLVAVVGARVLLGDYTITIPDFLRIITGTEIPVASYIVMEVKLPRALLGVLVGTAFGVGGAIFQTTLRNPLASPDIIGVTTGASAAAVLAIVALDQAGTWVSVAAVSGAIGVAVLVRLVADTLLGHRLVLVGIGMAAGLLSVIQYLFTRADVYDAQLALRWMTGSLNQVDWPTVRFFATCFAVLVPLVLWGARILRITELGQDAAAALGVKPGRVDTLLLLAVVLVALAVAAAGPIAFVSFLAGPISRQLNRGRTTIVGAGLVGAIIVVGADYVADYLLADVNYPVGVVTGALGAPFLLWLLAVGRAGRRA, encoded by the coding sequence ATGACGCTCCTGGCTCCCGACCGCGCGGCCGGCTTCGACGACATCGGCATCGACGTCGTACGCCGGGCCCGCCGCCGCCCTGCGCGGCGTACGGCCCTGGTCCTGCTCGGCCTGCTCGTGCTGCTCGTGGCCGTCGTCGGTGCCCGCGTGCTGCTGGGTGACTACACGATCACCATCCCCGACTTCCTCCGGATCATCACCGGGACCGAGATCCCGGTCGCCTCCTACATCGTGATGGAGGTCAAGCTGCCGCGCGCACTCCTGGGCGTCCTGGTCGGCACCGCGTTCGGGGTCGGTGGCGCGATCTTCCAGACCACCTTGCGCAACCCGCTGGCGAGCCCGGACATCATCGGCGTCACGACCGGAGCGAGTGCGGCCGCCGTTCTCGCGATCGTCGCCCTGGACCAGGCCGGCACCTGGGTGAGCGTCGCAGCGGTGTCCGGTGCGATCGGGGTGGCGGTGCTGGTCAGGCTGGTGGCCGACACCCTCCTGGGCCATCGACTGGTGCTGGTCGGCATCGGCATGGCCGCCGGCCTGCTGTCGGTGATCCAGTACCTCTTCACCCGCGCCGACGTCTACGACGCCCAGCTCGCCCTGCGTTGGATGACCGGCAGCCTGAACCAGGTCGACTGGCCCACCGTGCGGTTCTTCGCGACCTGCTTCGCCGTCCTGGTTCCGCTCGTGCTGTGGGGTGCGCGGATCCTGCGCATCACCGAGCTGGGCCAGGATGCTGCCGCGGCGCTCGGGGTCAAGCCGGGCCGCGTCGACACCCTGCTCCTGCTGGCGGTCGTGCTGGTGGCCCTGGCCGTGGCTGCCGCCGGGCCGATCGCGTTCGTGTCGTTCCTGGCCGGTCCCATCTCGCGCCAGCTGAACCGCGGACGGACCACCATCGTCGGCGCCGGCCTGGTCGGCGCGATCATCGTGGTGGGCGCGGACTACGTGGCCGACTACCTGCTGGCCGACGTCAACTACCCCGTGGGCGTGGTCACCGGCGCCCTCGGCGCACCGTTCCTGTTGTGGTTGCTGGCCGTGGGCCGCGCCGGAAGGAGGGCCTGA
- a CDS encoding ABC transporter ATP-binding protein produces MVDLADDGLPETARLVADSVSLGYGDRPVVTELSMRVPDHAVTVIVGANGCGKSTLLRGMVRLLKPSTGSVLLDGRAIHRTSTKSVAKVMGLLPQNPITPEGITVVDLVGRGRHPHQGAFRRWSRDDDLAVAEALHLTDTTHLADRFVDELSGGQRQRVWIAMALAQGTDLLLLDEPTTYLDVAHQVEMLDLLTDLNRSRGTTIVMVLHDLNLSARYADHLVAMRDGKVAAEGTPHDVVSEEVVSDVFGLESRVITDPVSHTPLVVPIGRHDPRMKR; encoded by the coding sequence ATGGTCGATCTCGCAGACGACGGGCTGCCTGAGACTGCCCGCCTGGTGGCCGATTCGGTCAGTCTCGGCTACGGCGATCGCCCCGTCGTCACCGAGCTCTCCATGCGGGTCCCGGACCATGCGGTCACGGTGATCGTCGGAGCCAACGGGTGCGGCAAGTCCACGCTGCTGCGTGGCATGGTGCGCCTGTTGAAGCCGTCGACCGGTTCCGTGCTGCTCGACGGCCGCGCCATCCACCGGACCTCGACGAAGTCCGTCGCCAAGGTGATGGGTTTGCTGCCGCAGAACCCGATCACACCGGAGGGCATCACCGTGGTCGACCTCGTCGGCCGTGGCCGTCACCCCCACCAAGGTGCCTTCCGTCGCTGGAGCCGTGACGACGACCTGGCGGTGGCCGAGGCGTTGCACCTGACCGACACCACCCACCTGGCCGACCGGTTCGTCGACGAGCTGTCGGGGGGCCAGCGCCAGCGGGTGTGGATCGCGATGGCGCTGGCGCAGGGCACCGACCTGCTGCTGCTCGACGAGCCCACGACCTATCTCGACGTCGCGCACCAGGTCGAGATGCTCGACCTGCTCACCGACCTGAACCGCAGCCGCGGCACCACCATCGTGATGGTGCTGCACGACCTCAACCTCTCGGCCCGGTACGCCGACCACCTCGTCGCGATGCGCGACGGGAAGGTGGCGGCCGAGGGCACACCGCACGACGTGGTGTCCGAGGAGGTCGTCAGCGACGTCTTCGGCCTCGAGAGCCGCGTCATCACCGACCCCGTCTCCCACACCCCGCTGGTGGTCCCGATCGGACGCCACGACCCAAGGATGAAGCGATGA